From Solanum lycopersicum chromosome 4, SLM_r2.1:
acatacttactgTGAGGATTATAAGGAGGAGTGATGTTCAGACTTCCTAGtcttttcttattgaaattactctgaCTTGTTGCATTTGACAGTAACTTTGAGGATTTTGTCCACTTAAgggatttttcaagttcttccttaagtttaaCAATATCCTGTTCtaatttgttactcttttcaagCGACACACTAAATTTTTTCTCAGagattttcaatttctcttgaatTTCAGCTTGCAAACCATTAGACGTTCCATTCaatttttcaacttcttcagTAATCTGGTTCAACTGGTTCTTAAGTTCAAAGTTATTTGACTCTAGAGACATCATTcttgacattttctcttcaagtttaactttgttttcagtCAAACTGTCAAGTTCAGCATTCATGGTGTCTCTTTAAGATGTTAACTCTATCACAGAATCAATCATAACTTTAGCCaaagttctcaattttttaagagagtatttatccaagtcatttttcatatctagAAGAGTTACCTGATTGTCCTCTTCTTCATCTGTTGTGTGAGCCATGAGAGCAAATATTTCATTGAAAACAGTTTCCTCCTCATGTACAGCAACCATGGACACATCTTTTGGCTCATCGGggtcttctgaatcacttgagGAATCAccccatgcagcaagagccTTTTTGACAACCAAATTTGCAGCAGCttttcaatctctcttgccgagtaccaggtcccttctatTCTCTTTGTCACTTCTTGGTTTTTGATGTTccttgttttcattcttgagTAAAAGACACTCTCTGATGAAGTGCCCGgcttttccacacttgtagcaaGTATCACCTTGAGCAGCATTACGAGTaccatttgttcctcttttataaactttgtttttcctcacaatttttgaaatctgctgatgagatatgccatatcatcatcactagaaTCTTCATCTGATTTGTACTTCAGCATCAATGACTTGTCCTTCTTTGCTTCCTTCTTCGATAAATCGTTTTTTGATTCATCTCGTGAGTCTTCAGATTACCAATCAAAGCATCCATAGTCAGCACCTTCAGATCCTTCGCTTCAGTAATGGCATCAACCTTGCTCTGCCAAGACTTTGGAAGAATTCGAAGTACTTTTCTGACTTGTTTGgtcatgcttataggttcacccagacttcgcagctcatttgtaatggaagaaaacttggtgaacatgtcatgtattgtttctccttccttcattttgaagttctcaTATCGTGAGGTGAGCATGTCAATCTTggattctttgacttgttcagttccttcatgtGAAGTCTTTAAGCAGTCCCAAATTTCTTTAGCAAACTCACAGGCTGACACTCTGTTgtactcatcaggtcctatcccacagacaagaagagttttagctttgaaacctttttcaatctttttcccgTCAGCTTCATCATACTTCTGCCTAGGCTTTGGAACAGTAATAGTCTTCTCTCCATCCTTTTCTTCCATCATCGAAACAAATGGTCCATCCAGTACAATATCCCATAACTCGCTGTCTTCAGCCATGAGGTAATCgtgcattctaactttccaccaactgtagaaatgtccattgaaacgaggAGTTCTATTTGACGACTGACCTTCTTCGAGGTTAAGTGGAGCTGCCATTCTAGAGAAAATATCActtccttggtgttaaccaaaaAGATAGtgtctgctctgataccacttgatagaatatatgccttcatttaacaagtaatggaccaggtcccttactacactaatgaataaaaatagaaagttaaatgcagtaaaatcaacacgatgattttatgtggaaacctccttgcttaagggagtaaaaccacgacctgtctcataggattttcaatcgttttcactaatcttcaaaagaaaaagtaaaacacaattacaCCAAatgtaagaaagagttatcaatctcacagttaagcaatagtcctctattgcttaacaaacctaagtagaaaacaatctacccaataagctatcccacctggacaacctagacttttaacataacacaccaattcctttatagattcaggaatggtttacagtttaagaacaagagaatgtatTCCTAAATAACTAGATGAAAAGCTCCAGAGATTGCTGTTGTTCTCGGAATAATTTTGCCTTTGCTTTTGtagtagcctttgcaagagttcttgaaaagtttatcaagttgcaaaaactgaGCAAAAtttttaggaaagtgccttttgtatagacaagtcactttcctaaacctctttgccattggttggaaaagtcacactttctgacgccatcggaaagtgtgcacctactttctgtaccgtctccagctggcagtcggCTGGCTCATCATCATGAGAGCCTagtacctctactaggtccctgggtttgtttcatctgcaacACTGAAGTAAGaacctgcaatactcaagtaagaaacttggtacctttacaaggtccctaagtttgtcaaatcatcaaaactacaaataacaatattttttacatattttgcAACAAAAATGGTACTGTGGATTTAAAAGATAATGATGTTCTTGATTCATCCTTTGATTCTGAAGTGTATTTTGTTGCATGAAAGACTTGGTTTCATATGCTGAATTATTCTAGAAAATCATTATGTggtaatatatttatttcttcaatGTCTGTGTTGttactttttataaattaatttcatgAGTAGTATATACTTTTGTGCCTGAAATTTCTTACATAAATGTTTATTAAATCCTAATTTAAAAACTATAGAGTATATGTGTATTACATGGTATTGCTGTTATAGTTTAGGGATTGTCATTTTCTCTTATAAGCAACATAGTCATATATATAGGCTTAAACATGAGTCTTACACCTTATGTTTGTTATAGAAAAttacctaaatatataatttattatatcatatttttaaaaaaaatctctaccatttaaaatattataaaaaattcacTCTCTTCTATTCTCGGATACATTACTTTACACAATGTCTCGGTATAATACATCACTTTACGCGATATATAGTTATGATACATCACTTTATGTGATGCATTGAGACATATACAATGTATTGAAACATTGAGTGATGTATCTGAAATTGAGCCGCGATGTATCGATACGTTGAGGGATGTATCCGAAATCGAAATGCGATGAATCGGAATGGTTTGGGATGTATCTAgatttcatcaaatttaagatattttaataatttggaATAAAGTAGGAATAAAATTTAATCAGCTCTTTAACACTGTGAGAATTTTGTCAAATTCTGATATGTTATGTCATATTTCATTTGCTGAACAATcttgttttttaataaaaattcatacatatagaaataTGACATTATCATCCTAACTATaataaaatagggaaaattgtataaaatatcaaactattaactaaaattaaatattattgtcacaatttcatttaattctaTTTCGTAGCAAACACTTTCActatacaaaacaaactaatttgCAAAGGTTTATTTTTGGGGATTTTAAAAAGCtccactaaaaattattttgtagtttttattttaaccatgcgatataatttattttgttacaaTTTTATTGTGGAGGCTTGTGATAATTTGCATCAATTTGGTAGGTTTTGTGAACGTcgcaatttattataatttgtagTGATTTTATTGTGGAGGTTTATGATAACCTCtacaaaattacatcaaatcgTGAAGTTTTGTAAATGCCACAATTCATTACAGTTTGTTAcagttataaaaaaatagaaaataaaaaaattgaagtataaaAAACACTCTAGAAATAAGGTAATAATGAAAAGTAGAAATACAACTGCTTATATGCATTGCATGTTTAATTTGTATGAGAAGAGCAAATTAAGTTGTATATTGAATTGCGACATCAGAgtacaaaaaatttagatatttaggTTCATTCTTTCAAGagaatgaaataatatatatatatatatatatatatatatatatatatatatatatatatatatatatatatacacacacacacacacaacacacagacatacacacacacacgctAAAGTAAAAGGAAAATTTATATGATGACAATTATATGATAATAAGCACTAGGTCGGTAAGATCAATATATTTTCATGAGATGAATATTGCAAAGAAATGGATGTTGGATGTGCAGTCATACAAGATtagataatattaaaaaataacaacctTCACCATAAGGTACTAGTAGCACGTTTTGACTTTTAAATGAGAAATCATTTGAGATGATTTAagtatcattaatttttaataagattAAAATGTCAAAATCTGAATATAATCAAGTTGTGCATTTAAATTTTGACATTTGACTTTAAATACAGATTTTAAATATTAGGATATTATATTAAGACTCAATTACTATGCAGTTAAGattatttttacatatgaaTGTATAAATTTGTCTTTGtctaaaaattaatgaatataaatttattaaaatgtaaaattaatctaatattatatcagcaaaatattattattttataagaatataTGGTGTTATTGTGATGAAAGAagatatgaaataataataataaactcaaatcactataatcaaattactatattaccttttttatatttgtttgatgTGAAATCACTTGTTAAAGTTTTAAACTTTAGGTTATCAAACATAGTCACTAGTTGTTTCAATTTGTCaagaattaaaatttatcttattttgtaacttgaatattttaaatgtagTTTATGTTATAAATGGCAGAACTGAAGTTTCTTAATGACGAGAGGGAGTTGGTTGGATGGTAAGAACCCCTCACTTCCAACTCAAATATTGTGAGTTCAAGTcaccaaagaagaaaaagtgatAGGAGTTGGATTTGCAAGTTCGAGTCACCAAGGAAGCAAAAGGGGTGGAAGCTAAGAAGggtaaaaaatgataaaaactctttcaacataattaaataagatattGAGACTTTATTGTGTGAGTTATAAGCCCTTGTAAAGTGTTGTTATTAAGGTTTTAGAATCATATTTAGAGGTTACGAATTAACACATGAAATAGCAATCCAATTTAATTTGAGTATCTAAACATAAACGGACAAATTATTCAGTGTCTTCACCAAGTGTGATGTATTGAAAATGTCTATTACAATACACTGGTTGATATAATATACTTATTAGAGAAAAGGAAACAGAGTGTGTTAAAGGATTAGCATGGTACCTCCATTGacaattgttcatttttttattggaaaatttcaaaaacaacaATCATTAGGTCTTAAGTAGGACCCTTAGCTAATTACAATTCTTGCTACACTTCGATTTGATATGCATTTATATTCGTTATATTTCTTTGTGAATTTCGAAAAAAGAAAGTACAAATACAAACTAATATGAATACATATtaggaggagagaggcgagcgagattgagagaggaaaAAGAGAGGATGAATACATGTTGTATTATTGT
This genomic window contains:
- the LOC138348115 gene encoding uncharacterized protein, with amino-acid sequence MAAPLNLEEGQSSNRTPRFNGHFYSWWKVRMHDYLMAEDSELWDIVLDGPFVSMMEEKDGEKTITVPKPRQKYDEADGKKIEKGFKAKTLLVCGIGPDEYNRVSACEFAKEIWDCLKTSHEGTEQVKESKIDMLTSRYENFKMKEGETIHDMFTKFSSITNELRSLGEPISMTKQVRKVLRILPKSWQSKVDAITEAKDLKISKIVRKNKVYKRGTNGTRNAAQGDTCYKCGKAGHFIRECLLLKNENKEHQKPRSDKENRRDLALAAWGDSSSDSEDPDEPKDVSMVAVHEEETVFNEIFALMAHTTDEEEDNQVTLLDMKNDLDKYSLKKLRTLAKVMIDSVIELTS